In the genome of Methanopyrus kandleri AV19, one region contains:
- a CDS encoding GtrA family protein yields MKILFRILERTPGVDGPERFLKFSLVGLSGVFVNLGLLWFLTEVVGIYYVVSNIIAVEVSIISNFILNDLWTWRDRRDPGLLNFLKRLAAFNIICAGGLVINTAVLWTLTELLHIYYIASALFGIAAATLWNYWMNNRVTWGVLLERAHEG; encoded by the coding sequence TTGAAGATCCTGTTCCGCATACTGGAGCGAACGCCGGGCGTCGACGGCCCGGAGAGGTTCCTAAAGTTCTCACTCGTCGGTCTCTCCGGAGTGTTCGTCAATTTAGGCCTCCTGTGGTTCCTCACGGAGGTCGTCGGGATCTACTACGTCGTGTCGAACATCATCGCCGTTGAAGTTTCCATAATATCGAACTTCATCCTCAACGATCTATGGACGTGGAGGGACCGTCGAGACCCCGGTCTGCTGAACTTCCTAAAGCGTCTCGCGGCCTTCAACATCATCTGTGCCGGCGGTCTGGTGATCAACACAGCGGTCCTATGGACGCTGACCGAGCTTCTCCATATTTATTATATCGCTTCGGCCCTTTTCGGTATCGCCGCCGCCACACTCTGGAATTACTGGATGAATAATCGGGTAACCTGGGGTGTACTGCTTGAGCGAGCACATGAGGGATGA
- a CDS encoding sugar phosphate nucleotidyltransferase: protein MDAVVLAGGFGTRLRPLTWDTPKPLVPILGKPLIEWVIRSLPRDVVHVHIAAGFSSEKLERYVESDPLPRKLHLKVEPKPLDTAGAIKFACRDSTADAFVAFNGDIVSSLDVRQMLKFHREHDGIATIALYPVPEDEVSRFGVVDLDDDDRILDFVEKPEPEEAPSNLINAGAYVLDREVLDYIPEGRPVSIEREIFPKLAEEGLLYGFKFEGYWVDVGLPETYLEAHRVLMEHECSGKSVVGARITDTDLKPPVVAAPMTELRSSEIGPYVYVGERTEINGSVIENSVILDDVEIIDSEVRNTIVAEGCKIENARLDGCVLGHDAEVCGCNLKGVRVAPGKEAERDLEDEWVI, encoded by the coding sequence GTGGACGCGGTGGTGCTCGCGGGCGGGTTCGGCACAAGACTGCGCCCCCTGACCTGGGATACGCCTAAACCCCTGGTTCCCATCCTGGGTAAGCCGCTCATCGAGTGGGTGATCCGCTCCCTACCCCGTGACGTCGTTCACGTTCACATCGCCGCCGGTTTCAGCTCCGAGAAGCTCGAGCGGTACGTCGAGTCCGATCCCCTCCCCAGGAAGCTTCACCTGAAGGTAGAACCCAAGCCACTCGACACCGCCGGTGCGATCAAGTTCGCGTGCCGAGACTCCACGGCCGACGCCTTCGTAGCGTTCAACGGGGACATAGTCTCCTCGCTCGACGTACGCCAGATGTTGAAGTTCCACCGTGAGCACGACGGGATCGCCACGATAGCCCTGTATCCAGTACCCGAAGACGAAGTCTCACGCTTCGGTGTAGTGGACCTGGACGATGACGACCGCATCCTCGACTTCGTCGAGAAGCCCGAGCCGGAGGAGGCTCCCTCGAACCTCATCAATGCCGGCGCGTACGTGCTGGACCGGGAGGTGCTGGACTACATACCCGAAGGGCGCCCCGTATCGATCGAGCGCGAGATCTTCCCGAAACTCGCCGAGGAAGGCCTGCTATACGGGTTCAAGTTCGAAGGATACTGGGTGGACGTGGGCCTCCCCGAAACTTACCTCGAAGCACATCGCGTTCTGATGGAGCATGAATGTTCTGGGAAGTCCGTGGTAGGAGCACGGATCACCGATACCGACTTGAAGCCACCGGTAGTAGCCGCACCGATGACCGAGCTCCGATCCTCAGAGATCGGACCGTACGTGTACGTGGGTGAGAGGACAGAAATTAACGGATCAGTAATCGAGAACTCCGTCATCCTAGACGATGTAGAGATCATCGACTCTGAGGTCCGCAACACCATCGTAGCCGAAGGGTGTAAGATCGAGAACGCACGGCTCGACGGGTGTGTGCTGGGTCATGATGCCGAGGTGTGTGGTTGCAACCTCAAGGGTGTTCGGGTGGCTCCCGGTAAGGAAGCCGAGCGGGACCTCGAGGATGAGTGGGTGATCTGA
- a CDS encoding TM1812 family CRISPR-associated protein yields MPVHAVVGFGYPKYDPVSWFAERSLIETLEVKTAESRCLELREGSTLRLEARRLGRREMSATALLERVEEPGEVHVFASSSLKGQTVDGDTVEDRMGEYLVDPLNDVGFEVEVHWSSAFDPLSLLPELIDTLTRLDDRVVLDLTHGVRIQPAISAVAGMAAARLPGSDMELVPVYGAAGVEVREVLRWSDGADGSRGIILDIRRHLESAMAFNKVVDYTLDPSREHLEELCELTESALRELDVPDDRLERVRELVIDEGALRGLADALRSNYPRKVVKEARKWEPKSPEDVLDRLHIESSGRERAEKYLRALSNFLARALNPFLQGLDLPKSPWKAAVQLAEWLCDRGYYAASVLLLRELVYLRTVYEWAEEHGHGELKEVVEEYLRALIDPDARKPRGVYDELCSTIEEVTDGEAGDPDDLVRKIEREILNR; encoded by the coding sequence TTGCCCGTCCACGCGGTCGTGGGCTTCGGGTACCCCAAGTACGACCCGGTGAGCTGGTTCGCGGAGCGTTCACTGATCGAGACACTGGAAGTGAAGACCGCGGAGTCCCGCTGCCTCGAGCTACGCGAGGGGTCGACTCTTCGCCTCGAGGCCCGGCGCCTCGGTAGGCGTGAGATGAGCGCGACCGCGCTGCTGGAACGCGTCGAAGAACCGGGAGAAGTCCACGTGTTCGCCTCGTCCTCGCTGAAGGGACAGACGGTCGATGGTGACACGGTGGAGGATCGTATGGGTGAGTACCTCGTCGATCCGTTGAACGATGTGGGGTTCGAGGTCGAGGTCCACTGGTCGTCGGCGTTCGATCCCCTGTCGCTCCTCCCCGAGCTCATCGACACCCTGACACGTCTCGACGATCGCGTGGTGCTGGATCTTACCCACGGTGTTCGTATCCAGCCCGCGATCTCGGCCGTGGCGGGAATGGCGGCCGCTCGATTGCCGGGCTCAGATATGGAGCTCGTTCCGGTGTACGGGGCCGCAGGGGTTGAGGTGAGGGAGGTCCTGAGGTGGTCGGACGGTGCGGACGGGTCTCGCGGGATCATCCTGGACATCCGTCGCCACTTGGAGTCCGCCATGGCGTTCAACAAGGTCGTCGATTACACCTTGGATCCCTCCCGAGAACACCTCGAAGAGCTGTGCGAGCTGACTGAAAGCGCGCTTCGAGAGTTGGACGTCCCCGATGATCGACTGGAGAGAGTTCGGGAGCTAGTGATCGATGAAGGGGCTCTGAGAGGCCTCGCCGACGCCCTCCGGTCCAACTACCCGCGGAAGGTCGTGAAGGAGGCGAGAAAGTGGGAACCGAAGTCGCCCGAGGACGTACTCGACAGGCTTCATATAGAAAGTTCCGGGAGGGAGCGGGCCGAGAAGTACCTCCGTGCGCTCTCGAACTTCTTAGCAAGGGCCCTGAATCCGTTCCTTCAGGGTCTTGACTTACCGAAGTCTCCTTGGAAGGCGGCCGTACAGCTCGCCGAGTGGCTGTGTGATCGCGGTTACTACGCGGCCTCGGTTCTGCTGCTCCGAGAGCTCGTGTACCTCAGGACGGTCTACGAGTGGGCCGAGGAGCACGGCCACGGGGAGCTGAAGGAGGTCGTCGAAGAGTACCTCAGGGCCCTCATCGATCCGGACGCGAGAAAACCCAGGGGAGTCTACGACGAGTTGTGCAGCACCATCGAAGAGGTTACCGACGGGGAGGCCGGGGATCCCGACGATTTGGTCAGGAAGATCGAACGGGAGATACTCAACCGATGA
- a CDS encoding AIM24 family protein: protein MCDARRGCSTLGLLDSLLGGGDEGSGEAEVREVRDEVIEVELIRGPVYFKNDSIIAARGDLEFLATKPVRSSGGITGLLEKVLKAKLLGLRRYFVKVDGSGVLYAGDGGKVKVLEVPEGETVTVNQDRLLFTTTPADVAAQLDASVLSTGLIDMGFEGPCKIVVTAECDPVTVEVDGGPVYVDPECLIAWTGDLTFSATWKGSAFDFLLGREHGEEFLLEAHGYGKVLVAPYDERIRRLERMIRRAGARGGGVVGGGENYGEEYGEEYEEYEESSDEGGLFDDLFDFDFDTDDFDLDFD, encoded by the coding sequence TTGTGTGACGCACGGAGGGGGTGTTCGACGCTGGGACTGCTGGATTCGTTGCTCGGTGGAGGAGATGAAGGGTCCGGGGAGGCCGAGGTGCGGGAAGTGCGGGATGAGGTCATCGAAGTGGAGCTCATCCGAGGCCCGGTGTACTTCAAGAACGACAGTATCATCGCGGCTCGGGGCGACCTGGAATTCTTGGCGACCAAGCCGGTTCGCTCGTCCGGAGGGATCACGGGACTCCTTGAGAAGGTGCTCAAGGCGAAGCTGCTCGGTCTGAGACGGTACTTCGTGAAAGTCGATGGGTCGGGAGTGTTGTACGCGGGTGACGGCGGTAAAGTCAAGGTGCTGGAGGTACCGGAGGGTGAGACCGTCACCGTGAACCAGGATCGGCTGCTCTTCACGACTACTCCGGCCGACGTGGCGGCTCAACTCGATGCGAGCGTGCTCAGTACAGGGCTCATCGACATGGGATTCGAGGGCCCCTGCAAGATCGTGGTCACAGCGGAGTGTGATCCCGTGACAGTCGAGGTGGACGGAGGTCCTGTCTACGTCGATCCGGAGTGTTTGATAGCTTGGACCGGTGATCTGACGTTCTCCGCGACCTGGAAGGGAAGCGCGTTCGACTTCTTGCTAGGCCGGGAGCACGGGGAGGAGTTCCTGCTCGAAGCGCACGGTTACGGGAAAGTTCTAGTGGCTCCGTACGACGAGAGGATTAGACGGTTGGAGCGTATGATCCGTCGTGCCGGTGCAAGAGGAGGTGGCGTCGTCGGTGGAGGCGAGAACTACGGGGAAGAATACGGAGAAGAATATGAAGAGTATGAAGAGTCGTCGGATGAGGGTGGGCTGTTCGACGACCTCTTCGACTTCGACTTTGACACCGACGACTTCGACCTCGACTTCGACTGA
- the glmM gene encoding phosphoglucosamine mutase codes for MGKLFGTFGVRGVVGEDLTEDVARRLGLAFGTYLGGDAEVLVGGDTRTSTDTLKDALISGLTAAGCDVVDVGIAPTPAVQYLVDAEGFDAGAVVTASHNPPEFNGIKLLGSDGCGLSREDEQEIERIYFEENPDRASWDRVGNRVSAPDLLLNFEEAVLDYVGDFDGEGLRVVVDAANGAASSVTPRLLSELGVEVISVNAHPDGRFPGREPEPSEENLETTMNMVRAAGADFGLAHDGDADRLILITGDGEFVPGDYSLAIVAAWALDEGKGSQVVTPVSSSMCVQKVVEDRGGEVIWTKVGEPVVVEELKRAEDPALGGEENGGIIYPDFHLSRNGIITALLICKLVAEVGSLDDLLAEVPKYHLHKTGVECPDDLKPKVMERVESLVEEEELEDVLTIDGVKLFYEDGWVLVRPSGTEPLIRVFGEARDRETAIRRVEHWKERVEEIVSELKG; via the coding sequence ATGGGGAAGTTGTTCGGCACTTTCGGAGTCCGGGGTGTTGTGGGCGAGGATCTCACTGAGGACGTCGCCCGAAGGTTGGGACTCGCGTTCGGAACGTACCTCGGAGGTGACGCGGAAGTCCTCGTCGGCGGTGACACCCGGACCAGCACCGACACTCTCAAGGATGCTCTGATCTCGGGGCTAACCGCCGCGGGCTGCGACGTCGTCGATGTGGGGATCGCACCGACTCCGGCCGTGCAGTACCTGGTGGACGCCGAGGGGTTCGACGCCGGCGCCGTGGTGACGGCGTCGCACAACCCGCCCGAGTTCAACGGTATCAAGCTGTTGGGCTCGGACGGGTGCGGATTGTCCAGGGAAGATGAGCAGGAAATCGAGAGGATTTACTTCGAGGAGAACCCGGATCGGGCCTCGTGGGATCGTGTGGGTAACCGGGTTTCGGCGCCGGACCTGCTCCTGAACTTCGAGGAGGCCGTACTCGATTACGTGGGTGACTTCGACGGAGAGGGTCTGCGAGTCGTTGTCGACGCGGCGAACGGCGCGGCGTCGTCGGTCACGCCGCGACTCCTCTCGGAGCTCGGTGTCGAGGTGATCAGTGTCAACGCACATCCGGACGGGCGGTTCCCCGGACGTGAGCCCGAGCCGTCGGAGGAGAACCTGGAGACTACGATGAACATGGTGAGAGCGGCCGGCGCGGACTTCGGGTTAGCCCACGACGGGGATGCTGATCGACTGATTCTCATCACGGGTGACGGCGAGTTCGTCCCCGGGGACTACTCGCTGGCGATCGTGGCGGCGTGGGCGCTCGACGAGGGTAAGGGGAGTCAGGTAGTCACCCCGGTCAGCTCCTCGATGTGCGTACAGAAGGTGGTAGAGGACCGCGGTGGAGAGGTGATCTGGACGAAGGTGGGAGAGCCCGTCGTCGTGGAGGAGCTCAAGCGGGCGGAGGATCCCGCACTGGGTGGTGAGGAGAACGGTGGAATAATCTACCCGGACTTCCACCTCTCCCGGAACGGAATCATCACCGCCTTGCTGATCTGTAAGCTGGTCGCCGAGGTGGGATCGCTCGACGACCTACTGGCCGAGGTGCCCAAGTACCACCTGCACAAGACCGGTGTGGAGTGCCCCGACGATCTCAAGCCGAAGGTCATGGAGCGTGTCGAATCGCTGGTCGAAGAGGAGGAGTTGGAGGATGTCCTGACGATCGACGGCGTGAAGTTGTTCTACGAGGATGGTTGGGTGCTCGTACGGCCTTCGGGCACGGAGCCTTTGATCAGGGTCTTCGGAGAAGCGCGAGATCGAGAGACCGCCATCAGGCGGGTGGAGCACTGGAAGGAACGCGTCGAGGAGATCGTCTCGGAGCTGAAGGGGTAG
- a CDS encoding tRNA sulfurtransferase: MECLVMYGEIAVKSPPVRRRMERLLARNLEEQSGGRVKRLEGRLLVADPEVPEAIGKTFGVERWTRTLRVDSHDPEDVFTEMKDVLNDLKARSFAVRARRATHDAPSSREMNVELGDLIRRYTGWTVNLDEPEVEIHVELRPEGTFVYLDSWMKDGPGGLPYGSQSRVVCLVSGGIDSPVAAWYAARRGCEVIWLHLDRGKYGSEVDAVERLAGKFSEWLPSDVELLIEDFEDFMESLEGLEGESARYRCVLCKREMIRRACDVCENVGAVAVVMGDVIGQVASQIPDNLAVIDRVARFPVFRPLLGFDKNEVQRLSERLGLFEVSKEHRPCPLAPRNPVKSADPGKVLKLEEELGVLHRGLRGSGVAGSEEYR; this comes from the coding sequence GTGGAGTGCTTGGTAATGTACGGAGAGATAGCCGTTAAGTCCCCACCGGTCCGACGACGCATGGAGCGGCTGTTGGCCCGGAATTTGGAAGAACAGTCCGGCGGGCGAGTGAAACGGTTAGAGGGTCGCCTGCTGGTCGCCGATCCGGAGGTTCCCGAAGCGATCGGTAAAACCTTCGGTGTGGAACGGTGGACGCGCACGCTCCGCGTCGACTCTCACGACCCCGAGGACGTGTTCACGGAAATGAAGGACGTACTGAACGACTTAAAGGCCCGATCGTTCGCCGTACGGGCCCGGAGAGCCACACACGACGCACCCTCCTCCCGAGAGATGAACGTGGAACTCGGTGACCTGATCAGGCGATACACCGGTTGGACCGTGAACCTGGACGAGCCCGAGGTTGAGATTCACGTGGAACTACGGCCCGAAGGGACCTTCGTGTACCTGGACTCGTGGATGAAGGATGGCCCGGGCGGTCTCCCCTACGGCTCTCAGTCCCGCGTTGTATGCCTGGTATCCGGTGGTATCGACAGCCCTGTAGCCGCTTGGTACGCAGCTCGTCGTGGATGTGAGGTGATCTGGCTGCATTTGGACCGGGGTAAGTACGGGTCGGAGGTGGACGCCGTAGAACGGCTCGCTGGGAAGTTCTCCGAGTGGTTACCGTCCGACGTGGAGCTTTTGATCGAGGACTTCGAAGATTTCATGGAGAGTCTGGAGGGGCTGGAGGGCGAATCGGCCCGATACCGATGCGTATTGTGCAAGCGGGAGATGATACGTAGGGCGTGTGACGTGTGCGAAAACGTCGGAGCCGTGGCCGTGGTCATGGGAGACGTCATCGGACAGGTGGCGAGCCAAATCCCGGATAACCTGGCGGTAATCGATCGCGTGGCACGGTTTCCGGTCTTCCGTCCGTTGTTGGGTTTCGATAAGAACGAGGTACAACGCCTCTCGGAACGGCTGGGGCTTTTCGAGGTATCTAAGGAGCATCGCCCGTGTCCGCTGGCACCGCGCAACCCCGTGAAGTCAGCGGATCCGGGGAAGGTGCTTAAGCTGGAGGAGGAACTGGGCGTGCTCCACCGCGGCCTGCGGGGTTCCGGCGTTGCCGGGTCGGAAGAGTATCGATGA
- a CDS encoding SIS domain-containing protein produces the protein MSEHMRDDVERTPDDLRAVLTLGFEDLPRLSSYQFILTTGSGSSHHVAHYASLLFTHELNIATVSHPGRLAAWADGADLAIVVSMSGGKDSHSIARALGCEILAVTCEENSPLADLADYLLLLPVEREEGFLNTRTIVSAMFALCAYASELSGEDLVDPDVPDRVERRLERGVPEDVILEMRDREKVFFIGDKYLYVAAEQAALKSIEVGDVNAFATTSDELFHGRFFGDHSERLYLCLNEKGADLIEERSGGEATVVRPEDLGLDVDPEDPNAPVETLPVLYLLVDEAYGPVDTTEARSWWNHV, from the coding sequence TTGAGCGAGCACATGAGGGATGACGTGGAGAGAACCCCGGATGATCTGAGGGCAGTGCTCACCCTAGGATTTGAGGATTTACCCCGATTATCATCTTATCAGTTCATACTTACTACGGGCTCAGGTAGTAGTCACCACGTGGCTCACTACGCCTCGCTACTGTTCACCCACGAGCTGAACATCGCGACGGTATCGCATCCGGGACGGCTGGCGGCTTGGGCTGATGGAGCCGATCTCGCGATCGTAGTTTCGATGTCCGGGGGTAAAGATTCCCACTCGATCGCCCGTGCCTTGGGTTGCGAAATCCTGGCCGTTACCTGTGAGGAGAACTCTCCACTGGCCGATCTCGCCGACTACCTGCTACTCCTCCCGGTAGAGCGCGAGGAAGGTTTCCTCAACACCCGCACCATCGTGTCGGCTATGTTCGCGTTGTGCGCCTACGCTTCGGAACTCTCGGGCGAGGACCTCGTGGACCCCGACGTCCCCGATAGGGTGGAACGCCGCCTGGAGCGCGGCGTTCCGGAGGACGTAATTCTCGAGATGCGGGATCGTGAGAAGGTGTTCTTCATCGGTGACAAGTACCTGTACGTCGCCGCGGAGCAGGCCGCGCTAAAGTCGATCGAGGTAGGGGACGTGAACGCCTTCGCGACGACCTCCGACGAGCTCTTCCACGGTAGATTCTTCGGTGATCACTCCGAAAGGCTTTACTTGTGCCTGAACGAGAAGGGCGCGGATTTGATCGAAGAGCGATCCGGTGGCGAAGCCACCGTCGTACGGCCCGAGGACCTCGGGCTCGACGTCGATCCCGAAGACCCGAACGCGCCCGTCGAGACCCTCCCCGTGCTGTACCTCCTGGTCGACGAGGCTTACGGTCCCGTGGACACCACGGAAGCACGAAGCTGGTGGAACCACGTGTAG
- a CDS encoding DNA topoisomerase VI subunit B, with protein MERLEWRESSPAEFFERNREMLGFDGPIKSMVMTVHELVTNSMDACHLNRIRPDVRVVIRREEENVYRVRVIDNGPGIPPERVPKVFGKFLAGDKFDPVYGIQSMGQQGIGAAGVALYALITTGEPVRVLTSTDGRTAHYFEVKPDPSTNEPVVVRREKRPASRRGTTVEVTIGDAVYESGRRGPREYLRRLHAVNPHARISLRDPDGNAHVWEPLVEELPDPPRVLKPHPHALDAHKLLRIAERTSRRTVRTMLVGELCRFSEARVEELRERLAGRVDLEKDPKELTREEAELIVKALHEMDFMRPPSDVVSPVGESALKAALKSEGARLVSAVSRRPLVLRDNVIQVEVAVGYGEEGDLWRFANRAPLMFRAGGCSITKGVEEVDFGRYGLEEDRLLILVNVNSPFVPFSGPAKQEIGSEYVEEEVKRAVQRACRELGREVRRRRRARLERQKMKRIDRNLRIVRKKAIEILS; from the coding sequence ATGGAGCGGCTGGAATGGCGTGAATCCTCACCGGCGGAGTTCTTCGAGCGGAACCGCGAGATGCTCGGGTTCGACGGACCCATCAAGAGCATGGTGATGACCGTCCACGAGCTCGTCACCAACTCGATGGACGCGTGCCACCTGAACCGCATACGTCCCGACGTGCGGGTGGTGATCCGACGCGAGGAGGAGAACGTGTATCGGGTGCGAGTGATCGACAACGGGCCGGGGATCCCGCCGGAGCGCGTGCCGAAGGTGTTCGGTAAGTTCCTCGCGGGAGATAAGTTCGACCCCGTCTACGGGATCCAGTCGATGGGCCAGCAGGGGATCGGAGCCGCCGGCGTCGCCCTCTACGCCCTGATCACCACGGGCGAACCCGTGCGCGTGCTCACATCCACCGACGGTAGAACCGCGCACTACTTCGAGGTCAAGCCCGATCCCTCGACCAACGAGCCGGTGGTCGTCCGGCGGGAGAAGCGACCCGCGAGCCGCCGCGGGACGACGGTGGAGGTGACCATCGGGGACGCCGTCTACGAGTCGGGTCGCCGCGGTCCCCGGGAGTACCTTCGTAGGCTGCACGCGGTGAACCCCCACGCCCGGATCTCCCTCCGCGACCCCGACGGTAACGCGCACGTCTGGGAGCCGCTGGTCGAGGAACTCCCCGACCCACCTCGAGTGCTGAAGCCTCATCCTCACGCCCTCGACGCCCACAAGCTCCTCCGGATCGCCGAGCGGACGTCCCGGAGGACCGTCCGAACGATGCTCGTCGGGGAGCTCTGCAGGTTCTCGGAGGCCCGGGTCGAAGAGCTCCGGGAGCGACTGGCGGGCCGTGTGGATCTGGAGAAGGACCCGAAGGAGTTGACCCGCGAGGAGGCCGAGCTCATCGTGAAGGCGCTGCACGAGATGGACTTCATGCGCCCGCCGTCCGACGTCGTTTCCCCGGTCGGAGAGTCGGCGCTGAAGGCCGCGCTGAAATCGGAGGGAGCTCGACTGGTCTCGGCGGTTTCTCGGCGGCCGCTCGTACTGCGCGATAACGTGATCCAGGTCGAGGTGGCCGTGGGTTACGGGGAGGAGGGGGATCTGTGGCGGTTCGCGAACAGGGCTCCGTTGATGTTCAGGGCGGGCGGTTGTTCCATCACCAAGGGCGTCGAGGAGGTGGATTTCGGCCGGTACGGTCTCGAGGAGGATCGGTTACTGATCCTGGTGAACGTGAACTCCCCGTTCGTTCCGTTCAGCGGGCCCGCTAAGCAGGAGATCGGTAGCGAATACGTCGAAGAGGAAGTAAAGCGGGCGGTACAGCGGGCGTGTCGGGAGCTGGGTCGTGAGGTCCGACGGCGACGTCGGGCCCGTCTCGAGCGCCAGAAGATGAAAAGGATCGATAGGAACCTGAGAATCGTGAGGAAGAAGGCCATCGAGATACTCTCGTGA
- a CDS encoding Mur ligase family protein: MSLRSKLADLAGLLALKAVRFGPGMGRSFPGWTVIKVGGFDAVRELARRPEYGVVLITGTNGKTTTTRLACALLAEDAEVSCNYDSNTINAVTTGLLKGRKAELVVTEYGIRSREYGIPDTVCELVDPLAIAYTTISKEHFRENADKKDPFGAYFEAKRLLARPLKDGVLVLNADDPRVTYIRDEKRGDPVEYVFYGLEVEIEDLTPPTEELECPACGGELDYETRYFNHKGLYSCRDCEFSRPDPDVAVVRLKGGPDEWEVTLSYDVTNAVIGERLEGKVTYELPLPGLHNVYNSVCAISLYLAVTPRPEDPEGTIRRVIEGLNPLEFIPSGRFEVLNVGGKPVGVGQGDNGDAFKANANLMLSVAGDVGACVYTTPDEGEHPIFEMHRIILRALEPDELYVFPGRESVKAAEEYYEELTEEFDAEFYPIPHERMQEKVEEMRRVCEEADGPVFASGCGPEREMWEALKRELRGG; the protein is encoded by the coding sequence GTGTCCTTGAGGTCGAAACTGGCCGACTTGGCCGGACTCCTCGCGCTCAAGGCGGTTCGGTTCGGGCCCGGTATGGGGCGGAGCTTTCCCGGATGGACCGTGATCAAGGTCGGCGGCTTCGACGCCGTTCGCGAGCTCGCACGGCGGCCGGAGTACGGAGTGGTGCTGATTACAGGTACCAACGGTAAGACCACGACCACCAGACTCGCCTGTGCGCTCCTAGCCGAAGATGCGGAGGTTTCGTGCAACTACGATAGTAACACAATCAACGCCGTCACGACGGGCCTACTCAAGGGTAGGAAGGCCGAGCTCGTGGTGACGGAGTACGGGATTCGCAGCCGTGAGTACGGGATTCCAGATACCGTCTGCGAGCTCGTGGACCCGCTGGCGATCGCGTACACAACTATCTCGAAGGAACACTTCCGGGAGAACGCGGACAAGAAGGACCCGTTCGGGGCGTACTTCGAGGCGAAGCGTCTCCTGGCGAGGCCCCTGAAGGACGGTGTGCTGGTGCTCAACGCGGATGATCCTCGGGTCACCTACATCCGCGACGAGAAGCGCGGTGACCCCGTGGAGTACGTTTTCTACGGTTTGGAGGTTGAAATCGAGGATCTGACGCCACCGACCGAAGAGCTCGAGTGTCCCGCGTGCGGCGGCGAGTTGGACTACGAGACCCGCTACTTTAACCATAAGGGACTGTACTCGTGTCGAGACTGCGAGTTCTCACGGCCTGACCCGGACGTCGCCGTGGTAAGGCTAAAGGGCGGCCCGGACGAGTGGGAGGTCACGCTGTCGTACGATGTGACCAACGCCGTGATCGGAGAACGACTGGAGGGAAAGGTCACCTATGAGCTACCGCTGCCCGGTCTCCATAACGTCTACAACAGCGTTTGCGCGATCTCCCTGTACCTCGCGGTTACCCCCCGGCCCGAGGACCCGGAGGGAACGATCCGACGGGTGATCGAAGGGTTGAACCCGCTCGAGTTCATTCCGTCGGGCAGGTTCGAGGTGCTGAACGTGGGTGGTAAGCCCGTCGGCGTCGGTCAGGGAGACAACGGGGACGCCTTCAAGGCCAACGCGAACCTGATGCTTTCGGTGGCGGGGGATGTAGGGGCCTGTGTGTATACCACCCCGGACGAGGGTGAACATCCGATCTTCGAGATGCACAGGATTATCCTCCGAGCTCTCGAACCAGACGAGCTATACGTGTTTCCTGGTAGGGAGTCCGTGAAGGCCGCGGAAGAGTACTACGAGGAACTGACCGAGGAGTTCGACGCAGAGTTCTACCCTATCCCGCACGAGCGGATGCAGGAGAAAGTCGAGGAGATGCGTAGGGTGTGTGAGGAGGCGGATGGTCCCGTGTTCGCCTCCGGGTGCGGGCCGGAGCGCGAGATGTGGGAAGCCCTGAAGAGGGAGCTCAGGGGCGGCTGA